AGCAGAACTGCCAACTGGCGTCTATCGGGCAACTGGCTGCCGGTGTGGCCCATGAAATCAACAATCCTTTGGCTTTGATCAACGAAACCGCCGGCTATGTGAAGGACCTGTTCACCCTGAAAAAAGAGTACAAGGATGATCCCGAACTGCTGGAAAATATCGATTCCATCATCGAGGCCGTGGAACGCTGCGGAACCATCACGCGCCAGCTGTTGGGATTTGCCCGGCGTTTCGATGTCCAGAACCAGACCATCAATTTGAAGGACATGGTTTCCGATGTGATCAATTTCCATAAAAAGGAGGCCGAGTACCGCAATATTGCCATCCATGTCGATATCCCGGATACCCTGCCGCTGATCGAAACCGATCGCGGCAAGCTGCAGCAGATCATTCTCAACCTGGTCAACAACGCCTTTCAGGCCATCGACAACGGCTGCTTCCTGGATATCCAGGCCCGGTCGGATGGCGACGACCGCGTCCAGCTGTCCATCCGGGACAACGGCTGCGGCATTTCCGAAGCGAATCTGAAGAAGATCTTCGAACCGTTTTTTACCACCAAAAAGGAAGGGCAGGGCACCGGGTTGGGCCTTTCCATCACGTATGGCCTGGTCCAGAAGCTTCACGGCAATATCACGGTCGAGAGCCATACCGGTCAAGGCACGACTTTCGTGGTCACCTTGCCCATCAATGCCAAAAAGGAAACCCACGCATGAAGGTCTTATTGGTCGATGATGAACAAAAGTTTGCCCTGATGCTGTCCAAACGTCTTGAACTTCGGGGCATTCCTTCGCAGGTCTTTTTCTCCGGCGAAAAGGCCCTGGCCGAGGTCGAGGCGGGCAGCCGCTTCGATGTGGCGGTGTTGGATGTGAAAATGCCCGGAATCGGCGGGGTTGAACTGAAACGCAGATTGAGCACCGTAGATCCGCAAATGAAGTTCGTCTTTCTGACCGGCCATGGTTCCGGTACGGATTATGAGACCGGGGGGATCGAGGCCGGGGACTGTCTGCCCAAACCGCTCAAAATCGAACAGCTGATCGAAGCCCTGAACCGGTTGGTTCCCGATGCCTGAGACAACGCCGCCCGAATGTCCGAACCGGACCGGCTGGCGTGGTTAAATAACCCTTGCATGCTTAAGGAAAACAGATGAACGACACCAAAGAAAGGTTTGGATATGAAAGCCTGGCATTTTTCGGCAGGGTCAACGCCTCCATCTCCCATGAGCTGAAAAACGTGATGGCCATTATTTCCGAGACCGCCGGGCTGCTTAGCGATCTCTCCGACATGGCATCGTCGGGGAAACCGTTGGCGCCGGACATGCTCCAAGAATGCACGGTAAGCATCGTGGAGGAAATCCAACGCGGATATGCCGTCATTCGCCAGATGAACCGCTTTTCCCATAGCATCGACAAGCCGGTCGAGTCCGTCAATCTCATGGATATCCTGGATCTGGCGGTCAACCTTTCCACCTATCTGAGATTTGCGGGAAGGGTCGACGTTCAGCCATTCGATGGACCGGCGCCCATGGTGGACACCTGTCCGTTTCTGCTCCAGGCCGTTGTTTATCAGACCCTGGCCGATGCCTTCAAAAAAGAGGGAACCGGCAGCCGGGTGACGATTTCCGTCGATGGGAGCGGGGGCGAAAAGGGATGGCAAATCGTCTTTTCGGGCTTCGGCCCCGCCGGAATCCAGGGCTTTTTCGATGACGGGCTCAAGACCATGGCGGCGTCGATCGGTGTTGCGATCGACGGTGACGGCAGCGATGACCGGCTGGTGCTGCTCGTGCCATCGACAATCAGTGAAGGATCCCTGTTAACAGGTTAACATTTTTCAATAGGAGTCGCACATGTTGGTAAAGGTCTTTCCCTTTTTGGCGTGGTTTAAAAACTACGACAAGGCATCGTTGCAGCTAGACGCGCTTTCCGGTCTTACCGTGGCCCTGGTCCTGATTCCGCAATCCATGGCCTATGCCCAGCTTGCGGGGCTGCCCGCCTATTACGGATTGTACGCATCATTTTTGCCGCCCATGGTTGCCGCATTGTTCGGCTCCAGCCGCCAGTTGGCCACCGGACCCGTGGCCATCGTGTCGCTGATGACATCGGCGTCCCTTGCACCGCTGGCCACCATTGGCAGCCCCGGATACATTGCCTACGCCATCTTGCTGGCCCTGATGGTCGGCATCTTTCAGCTGTCTCTGGGCGTCCTGCGATTGGGGCTGGTGGTGAATTTTCTGTCTCACCCCGTGGTCAACGGTTTTACCAACGCCGCGGCCCTGATTATCGCCTCTTCTCAGCTTTCCAAGATGTTCGGCGTTTATGTGGACAATGCGCCGCACCATTACGAGACCATTATCCATGTGGTTCAAGCGGCGATCCATTACACCCACTGGCCGACCCTGTTGATCGGCGCATTTGCCTTTGGCATCATGTATGGCCTCAAATGGCTGTCGCCCCGAATTCCCAATGTTCTCGTGGCCGTTATCATTACCACGGCCATCTCCTGGGCCACCGGTTTTCAGCATGACCAATATGTCGGCATCGACGCCATCGAATCTGCCGAGGCCCGCCACCTGATCGAGGAGTTCAACAGGTCCTTCACGGCGATATCCCCCCTCGCCGAAAATCGAACCCAGTTCGGCGAAGCATCCAACAAGGCCAAACAGAGCCATGATGAAGTCGGCGTTCTGGATGCCGAGCATATGCTGGAGGTGACCAACCTGAATATCAACCATATGAAGGAGGAGGTTCACCAATACCGCGAACAGCTGCGCGCCATCCTTTTTGCCGGTATCGTTCAGGACGATGGTTCTATTAAATTTTATGAGCAGGACAAAGTCCCTGCCGGCCTTGAAAGCGACGGACGCACGTGGCGCGTCAAAGTCGGCAACGAGGGGCTGGACACGGCCAAGCTTCGAATGATGGGCGGCGGTGCGGTGGTCGGCACCATTCCCAGAGGGCTGCCCTCCTTGAGTGTACCGAAAATCAATATCGGCGTCATGCTGCATCTGCTGCCGTATGCGGCGATTATCTCCCTGTTGGGGTTCATGGAAGCGATTGCCATTGCCAAGGCCATGGCCGGTAAAACCGGGCAGCGACTGGATCCCAACCAGGAGTTGATCGGGCAGGGGCTCGGTAATATTCTCGGGTCCATCGGCAAGAGCTACCCCACATCCGGTTCGTTTTCCCGTTCGGCGGTCAACCTGCAGGCCCGGGCCGTCTCCGGGCTGTCGAGTGTTTTTACCAGCACGGCAGTGGTGATCGTGCTTTTATTTTTTACTCCTTTGCTCTATCATTTACCCCAGGCGGTGCTGGCCGCCGTCATCATGATGGCCGTCATCGGTTTGCTCAATGTTTCGGGTTTTATCCATGCCTGGAAGGCCAAATGGTATGACGGGGCCATCTCCATCATCTCGTTTGTCAGTACATTGGTATTCGCCCCGCATCTGGACAAGGGGATCATGATCGGCGTGGTGCTCTCTCTGGGAGTTTTCCTGTACAAGAGCATGCGTCCCAGGGTGGTCTTTTTGTCCCGGTCGGAGGATGAGGAGCTGCGCTGCGTGACCACCAACAATCTCGACGAGTGCCCCTATGTGAGCCTGGTTCGCTTCGACGGGCCGCTGTTTTTTGCCAATGCCAGCTACCTGGAGGATACGATTACCGAAATGATCCAGACAAAAAAAGGGCTCAACCATATTCTCATTGCTGCCCAGGGCATCAACGATATCGACTCCTCGGGTGAGGAGGCCTTGTCGCTGATCGTGGATCGGGTTCGAAGCAACGGCATCGACATTTCCATGTGCGGGGTCAACGAGGCGGTCATGGAGGTCTTCGAACGGACGCACTTTCTCGAAAGAATCGGCAAGGACCATATTTTTCCGACCCTGGAAAAAGGAATCGTCGCCGTCCATCGAATCGCTCACGAGAACAATCCGGAAGCGAACTGCCCGTTGTTGAACGATTGCAAACTTGTTGAAGCCTAAACAAAGGAGTTATCCATGCCAGTCATTACCGTGTTCGGCGGCAGTTACTGCAACGAGAAACAGATCGTCCAGGAAATCGGTTCGCGTACCGGCTACCGGCAGTTGACCGACCAGGACATCATTGCCGAGGCCGGCCGTCTCTCCAGCATTCCCGAAAATAAAATCGAGCGGGTTTTTTCCGACAAGGTATCGGTATTCAACCGGCTGACACGTGAACGGGAACGGTCGCTGGCCTACCTGAAAATGGCCCTGGCAACCTGCCTGGCCGATGACGCGTTGATCATCTGCGGCTTTGCCGGGCAATTGATTCCGGCGGATATCAGCCATGTGCTTCGGATCTGTCTGATTGCGGACATGACCTCCCGTGTCGCCACGGCGGAAAAAGAGTTGAAGGTTTCCTCATCCGAAGCCAACAGGATCGTCCACCGGGACGATGTGAAATCCGCCGCATGGATGCATATGCTCCACGGCGTCTTCGATC
This window of the uncultured Desulfosarcina sp. genome carries:
- a CDS encoding response regulator; the protein is MKVLLVDDEQKFALMLSKRLELRGIPSQVFFSGEKALAEVEAGSRFDVAVLDVKMPGIGGVELKRRLSTVDPQMKFVFLTGHGSGTDYETGGIEAGDCLPKPLKIEQLIEALNRLVPDA
- a CDS encoding SulP family inorganic anion transporter; this encodes MLVKVFPFLAWFKNYDKASLQLDALSGLTVALVLIPQSMAYAQLAGLPAYYGLYASFLPPMVAALFGSSRQLATGPVAIVSLMTSASLAPLATIGSPGYIAYAILLALMVGIFQLSLGVLRLGLVVNFLSHPVVNGFTNAAALIIASSQLSKMFGVYVDNAPHHYETIIHVVQAAIHYTHWPTLLIGAFAFGIMYGLKWLSPRIPNVLVAVIITTAISWATGFQHDQYVGIDAIESAEARHLIEEFNRSFTAISPLAENRTQFGEASNKAKQSHDEVGVLDAEHMLEVTNLNINHMKEEVHQYREQLRAILFAGIVQDDGSIKFYEQDKVPAGLESDGRTWRVKVGNEGLDTAKLRMMGGGAVVGTIPRGLPSLSVPKINIGVMLHLLPYAAIISLLGFMEAIAIAKAMAGKTGQRLDPNQELIGQGLGNILGSIGKSYPTSGSFSRSAVNLQARAVSGLSSVFTSTAVVIVLLFFTPLLYHLPQAVLAAVIMMAVIGLLNVSGFIHAWKAKWYDGAISIISFVSTLVFAPHLDKGIMIGVVLSLGVFLYKSMRPRVVFLSRSEDEELRCVTTNNLDECPYVSLVRFDGPLFFANASYLEDTITEMIQTKKGLNHILIAAQGINDIDSSGEEALSLIVDRVRSNGIDISMCGVNEAVMEVFERTHFLERIGKDHIFPTLEKGIVAVHRIAHENNPEANCPLLNDCKLVEA